The region GTCTTGTTATGAAATACGTGTGGATAGATGTTGGGATTGAAACACGTGTTCTCTATGTCCTGTTATAAAATACATGTAGTTAACTACAACTGAAACTGAGCTTGAAACTTCTGCCATTCAAATAGAACAAGAGTATAATGTAAGGAAGAGCATCATCACATAAACaactttccttttcctttccttcttgtttgtgttgcttttgtTAAAGCATAAATTCTAGGAATAGAATTGGAGGAAATTATGGCTTTATAATTAACTagagaagctttttttttttttttttttttttttatatatatatataaactgacTACAAACATGATTTTACAGCCTTTACTAGCACCGACAATTCAGAAGAAAAGATTCATTCGTTCTCCGATCCTATTTCTCGTCATGCTTTTTGACTTCAACGTCCCACTTTCTGAATGCATTACTCGCCTGCTCAAGCTTTGCATGGACGCCAAATTTCTTTTATGATTTCTACCAGTTCAGCCCCAACAAAATGTAGTAGATGAGGGTTATGGGCAATGCAATTAACATCCCAAATATAACACTGCAttcaaattatgaaattcgtCAGTgcacaaacaaaagaaaaaatattcgATAATTGACGATATGACAGTGAAAATTGCTGATTTTTAACGTTATTTCTTACTGGTGTCTATAAGACAAATATACATACCCTGTGCTGAGAATATCAGGATGTACATTGTACTCCTTGGCAAAGACAAAGGGGACAATTCCTTGTGGGAGAGCAGcctgttattttttgtttggcaATCCAGGGCACATGAGGGGCAAAAAGAAAACACATTAATAATGGTACAGATCACAGGGTGTTTGTTGTTCATTAATAACACCCAAACAAGTCCTTAAAGCCAAATGCTTAATGGCATTTCTCTTTCCAGCCCATATTTTGCTATCTCCacaaaagttgaaaaatattctaaaagacCCAAATGAGATGCTATGATCATTATAATATCaccaattaaataaaagaaaaacaataaaaaagccTTATCTGGAGATAGACGATAgcagtgtatatatatttttgaaagtcaaaaataTGAGGCTTTGGAGCTTTTCGCAGTTAAGTAGGATTGGTTGTGTCAGGAGGAggcagaaaaaaaagaaagagagagagaaggggtgACCTGGACAATGGCAACGTGTAAGAGAACGCCCTTAAGGCCAACAGCAATGGAAGCTGCTGCCATGACAGCTGGACCTGTAAGGAATCTCACGGCCATAGCAAAAGCTGCTATGGAATTTCCACATGCTATGATCCTCGGTTGCAAAGCCATGAACAGACCTGTCAAATATTCACATCAAAAGCATCATCAGCATGCCCCATCACCACCATCACATCCACCGCTGTCTGTCTGTCAATCTTTTGAAAGACCTTTTATCATCACCTCCACCACTACCCATCACCACCACCCATTATACCGAAACCAACATAAACATGgcaaaaaagtgaagaaagacAGTCGGATTCATAACACCATACTACTGTTTTCTTTACTTTCCTTTTGCTGGTTTGCCTGctttcttattactttttaataatgaaatgtgtgagagaaaaagaatcagaaaagattttttatagaaaaaagcAAGTGTGAGATTGAATTTTGTCTCAATGACAAGAGTAAATCTGTGATACTTAAAAGAACCGCTGTTTATACTGACCAAGACTGAACATGGCCATGCCAAGCCCTGCATCCGACAGTATGGAAATGGACTTTGCTATGATGGCAGGCATTTGAACATGCCACCTACAAGAAACCCCATAaagcaaaaattataaaaactcaAATTTATATGCgggaaattttaaaatttttatggtTTTGAGACAGAGAAGAAAAGGGCAGATATTTTGCCTGAATGAGACTAGAGACCATGTGAGGCCTATCAAGCTTGAGTAGGTGTTGGGGTTTCTGATGAGCTTTCTCCAAACCATGATGAGTATAAGCCTTGTCATGACACTTGCTGGTGGCATGGTTTTTGGTTTGCCATCTCCCACTTTTGGAGCTTCATGATTCTCCATCTGTCCGTCTAATCCTCTGTTCCCGAAGCTGAAATCATCTCTTTCTAAATACTCTTGATTTTCTCTGTTACCCTCCACTAATTATCCAAACCAATAACAAAgcaaatcaaccattaaatataaattaaaggaCAAcgggaaataaaacaaaatactgGATGAAAATCATTCCTCAAACAGTAGTTTTACTTGAGTGGTAAGTCACTTGGCAGTAGGTCAACTCCAGTGATCACCCATTGAGTGCAAACAAGGATCACGCACGCCCTTAGGCGATAACCCGAGCTTTACTCAACCCGTATGGAAAGAGTGCTTTGCACGGTGTTTGAGATCTTACCCggttactaaaaaaataaaaaataaaatttaccttTTCCTGGAGAAACGGCCACTCTCACTTCTTTCTGGTCATGAGCTGCATATTCATGCCCTCCAAAGACATCTGAAACAGGGGAAGCACTGGAGCTCCAAACAAACATATGAAGGTCTCTACCACCATCCTCTGGCTTCTGCTGAGCTTGGCCATTAGGCTTCTTTGCAGTTGCATTAGCAGCAACATTTTTCGATCCGGTTGGTGAAAACATTCCTGGGTTTGGTGCAGGGTAGTGCCCTGCTCCACCGGCGCCGGTATTGTAATGAAACCTCGGCTTACCGCCGACTCCAGTGCCGTCTTCCTCATAATTCGAAGGCCTTGGCGTTGGCCCTCGTGAAGCTGAGAGGCCATAAACATCAGAGGCACCAAAGTTTGAGTTCCTCCCACCAGCCATCATTGAGTAAAAGTCTGTGTGATTGAAACTAGACCCTCTTGGAGTAGGATTTCTTGAAGATTGCAAGGAATATATCTCTGCATTGGTTAGATTGGAGGGTCTGGGAGTGGTTGATGACAAACCTTGTGACCTTCTTGAGAAGATATCTGATCTTGAAGCATTGGATTTTCTCACAGTGACATGAAGCTTGCCATCTTCTTTGATTTCAGCCTCTGTTTCTAGAGGCTGCCTTCCATCGAGTGACATGATGTCAGAGTCGACATGGATTGAGACAATGGAGCCGGCAGTATCTGGGAACTGTTCAGAGATGAGCATTCTAGCACCTCTGAATTCAAACAAGAAGAGCATCAAAGTGTACCAAATGATGCACTGAAGGACAACAATCTGAACCATCAAACTCCCAGAAAATTCACCGTACATTCCTTTGAGCAGAGGAATGCCCATGACCAAAGTGTTTGGGAGAGTTGAGAGTGAGAACAGAGTAATCGTCCATTCCAAGCAACCCCTTTTGCTCACCCTTGTCCAAATTGCAAGAACAGCTAAAACGATGATCTTTTGGAGGGTATCAGCAGCAATGAACCGAAAATTCATGGTGTAGGGATCATTGCTGGCGATGAAGTGGAAGGACAGAAGAGGGACTGCAAAGAGAGCAACAAACCGGTTGATGCCAGAGCACTGGTCAGGGGTGAAGATCTTCCACCATTTCACCGAGCCATAGGCTAAGATCATGGCCACGTAGAGTGGAACCATTGCAGTCATAACATGGTAGAAATCTGATAGTGTGATCATGTTTGCTAACTTGCTGTATTACCCAATTCAAGAAAAACTCTGAAGTTGAAAAAGAATGGATgaatgttgaagaagaagaagaagaagaaggagatggtggtggtggtgatgatGAAAAGAGTTGGGGAAATGGGAGAGCatgtgttttggtttttggggtAGTGGGTAATAAGCAGAATACAGCAATATTTTTTCAGCTTTGAGAGTTGCGAACAAGCTTGCACTTACAGTCCCCAAAGCGCACACAACAgagtttttgcttttttattttgctttgtttttttcctttttgttttgagttgtgtttggatttgggttttgcGGAGATATGGAATTTGATATAGTCTTGGTAAGCTGGTGTATGGCTCTATCTTCTATGGGACTACCCGGTTGCATAAAGTGTAGAAAAGGCATTTTGGTTGGGTGTCTCTAAGTACTTGTTTCAAGAGCTTTTTAAGGCTTTGTAAAGACcctcttcctctttcttcttgGATTCTCTTTTATGCTCATGGATTGTTGATGGGCTATTGGCCATATGtgaatgtttttattattattattattattattatttatttattttaataacaagATATTTATTGCAAAATGCTACTACTAATTAAGGATCGTGAACTCGAAacaaacccaacacgaaattagcgagtGAAAGGATGATGGATctaaccaatttaattaaatttgttaGATTAGGGTTAGGAccgacaat is a window of Alnus glutinosa chromosome 4, dhAlnGlut1.1, whole genome shotgun sequence DNA encoding:
- the LOC133865936 gene encoding probable auxin efflux carrier component 1c, with the translated sequence MITLSDFYHVMTAMVPLYVAMILAYGSVKWWKIFTPDQCSGINRFVALFAVPLLSFHFIASNDPYTMNFRFIAADTLQKIIVLAVLAIWTRVSKRGCLEWTITLFSLSTLPNTLVMGIPLLKGMYGEFSGSLMVQIVVLQCIIWYTLMLFLFEFRGARMLISEQFPDTAGSIVSIHVDSDIMSLDGRQPLETEAEIKEDGKLHVTVRKSNASRSDIFSRRSQGLSSTTPRPSNLTNAEIYSLQSSRNPTPRGSSFNHTDFYSMMAGGRNSNFGASDVYGLSASRGPTPRPSNYEEDGTGVGGKPRFHYNTGAGGAGHYPAPNPGMFSPTGSKNVAANATAKKPNGQAQQKPEDGGRDLHMFVWSSSASPVSDVFGGHEYAAHDQKEVRVAVSPGKVEGNRENQEYLERDDFSFGNRGLDGQMENHEAPKVGDGKPKTMPPASVMTRLILIMVWRKLIRNPNTYSSLIGLTWSLVSFRWHVQMPAIIAKSISILSDAGLGMAMFSLGLFMALQPRIIACGNSIAAFAMAVRFLTGPAVMAAASIAVGLKGVLLHVAIVQAALPQGIVPFVFAKEYNVHPDILSTGVIFGMLIALPITLIYYILLGLNW